The following are encoded in a window of Tessaracoccus flavescens genomic DNA:
- the uvrB gene encoding excinuclease ABC subunit UvrB has product MRPVEDLTRQVAPLEVISEFKPSGDQPRAIDELEKRIGSGEQDVVLLGATGTGKTATVAWLAERLQRPMLVMQPNKTLAAQFANELRDLLPNNAIEYFVSYYDYYQPEAYLPQTDTYIEKDSSLNEEVERMRHAATSSLLTRRDVIVVATVSAIYGLGTPEEYLQQRVTLRVGDETDRDDLLRHLVDIQYARNDIGGGRGTFRVKGDTLEIFPMYEENALRVEFFGDEIERIATMHPLTGNVIHEEREAYVFPATHYSAGAERMERAIGRIETELAERLAQFEAEGKLLEAQRLRMRTSYDIEMMRQIGTCSGIENYSRHIDGRAAGSAPSCLLDYFPEDFVLVVDESHVTIPQIGGMYEGDASRKRTLVEHGFRLPSAIDNRPLKFDEFVDRIGQTVYLSATPGPYEMDRSDGFVEQIIRPTGLVDPEVVLKPTKGQIDDLMAEVKLRVERNERVLVTTLTKKMAEDLTDYLMDHGIRTRYLHSDIDTIRRIELLRELRLGEYDVLVGINLLREGLDLPEVSLVAILDADKEGFLRSERSLIQTIGRAARNVAGQVHMYADKITDSMEAAIGETNRRRDIQVAYNLEHGIDPQPLRKRIADVSDMLAREDADTDALLDSAKTTGKGGRKKGLDASSLAQEELAQLIEDLTSQMHQAAAELQFEVAARHRDEISDLKKELRGMIEANK; this is encoded by the coding sequence ATGCGTCCAGTCGAAGACCTAACGCGCCAGGTGGCGCCGCTCGAGGTGATCTCGGAGTTCAAGCCGTCCGGCGACCAGCCGCGCGCCATTGACGAACTCGAGAAGCGGATCGGCTCGGGCGAGCAGGACGTCGTGCTGCTGGGTGCCACAGGCACGGGAAAGACCGCGACGGTGGCCTGGCTGGCCGAACGGCTGCAGCGCCCCATGCTCGTGATGCAGCCCAACAAGACGCTCGCGGCGCAGTTCGCCAACGAGCTGCGCGATCTCCTGCCGAACAACGCCATCGAGTACTTCGTCTCGTACTACGACTACTACCAGCCTGAGGCGTATCTCCCCCAGACAGACACCTACATCGAGAAGGACTCCTCGCTGAACGAGGAGGTCGAGCGGATGCGCCACGCCGCGACCAGTTCGCTGTTGACCAGGCGCGACGTGATCGTCGTGGCGACCGTCTCCGCGATCTACGGCCTCGGCACACCCGAGGAGTACCTGCAGCAGCGCGTCACCCTCCGGGTGGGCGACGAGACGGACCGCGACGACCTGCTGCGCCACCTCGTCGACATCCAGTACGCGCGCAACGACATCGGAGGCGGCCGCGGCACGTTCCGTGTGAAGGGCGACACCCTCGAGATCTTCCCGATGTACGAGGAGAACGCGCTTCGGGTCGAGTTCTTCGGCGACGAGATCGAGCGGATCGCCACCATGCATCCCCTCACCGGCAACGTGATCCACGAGGAGCGCGAGGCCTACGTCTTTCCCGCCACGCACTACTCGGCGGGCGCGGAGCGGATGGAGCGCGCGATCGGGCGGATCGAGACCGAGCTCGCCGAGCGCCTCGCCCAGTTCGAGGCCGAGGGCAAGCTCCTCGAGGCCCAGCGGCTGCGGATGCGCACGAGCTACGACATCGAGATGATGCGCCAGATCGGCACCTGCTCCGGTATCGAGAACTACTCGCGCCACATCGACGGCCGTGCCGCGGGCTCGGCACCGTCGTGCCTGCTCGACTACTTCCCCGAGGACTTCGTGCTCGTCGTCGACGAGTCCCACGTCACGATCCCGCAGATCGGCGGCATGTACGAGGGCGACGCCTCACGCAAGCGCACGCTCGTCGAGCACGGCTTCCGGCTGCCGAGCGCCATCGACAACCGCCCCCTCAAGTTCGACGAGTTCGTCGATCGGATCGGCCAGACGGTCTACCTCTCCGCGACGCCCGGACCATACGAGATGGACCGTAGCGACGGCTTCGTCGAGCAGATCATCCGCCCGACCGGGCTCGTCGACCCGGAGGTCGTGCTCAAGCCGACGAAGGGCCAGATCGACGACCTGATGGCCGAGGTGAAGCTCCGCGTCGAACGCAACGAGCGAGTGCTGGTGACGACCCTCACCAAGAAGATGGCCGAGGACCTCACCGACTACCTCATGGACCACGGCATCCGCACCCGCTACCTGCACTCCGACATCGACACCATCCGGCGCATCGAACTGCTGCGTGAGCTGCGCCTTGGCGAGTACGACGTGCTGGTCGGCATCAACCTTCTGCGCGAGGGCCTCGACCTCCCCGAGGTGTCGCTCGTGGCCATCCTCGACGCGGACAAGGAGGGGTTCCTCCGCTCCGAGCGTTCCCTGATCCAGACCATCGGCCGAGCAGCGCGAAACGTGGCTGGCCAGGTGCACATGTACGCAGACAAGATCACCGACTCGATGGAGGCGGCGATCGGCGAGACGAACCGCCGCCGCGACATCCAGGTCGCCTACAACCTCGAGCACGGCATCGACCCGCAGCCCCTGCGCAAGCGGATCGCTGACGTCTCCGACATGCTCGCCCGTGAGGACGCAGACACCGACGCGCTGCTCGACTCGGCGAAGACCACCGGAAAGGGCGGAAGGAAGAAGGGGCTCGACGCGTCTTCGCTGGCCCAGGAGGAGCTGGCGCAGTTGATCGAGGACCTCACCAGCCAGATGCACCAGGCCGCGGCCGAGCTCCAGTTCGAGGTGGCGGCCCGTCACCGCGACGAGATCTCCGACCTGAAGAAGGAACTGCGCGGCATGATCGAGGCCAACAAGTAG